The Tubulanus polymorphus chromosome 4, tnTubPoly1.2, whole genome shotgun sequence genomic interval CTTGTAGCCTATATTCATATGTCCCGCTCCtgatagtttatttttatttttgttttattagaCGTGGAATTAGTAGAACTGGACAAGTTGATGCTTTATCTCACCCGTTACCGGAACGCGCTGATGAAGATGTTATACCCGATTACCTAGCCAGCATCGAGGAAGCGTTAGCTGCTAGTGTCAGGTATGTAAACGatatttgattggaattgtGTTTAAAGTTAGTGACCGGTAATGTGCCCTCTACTCGTCACTAGCGTGTACTCGATGTCATGTTTGTGGTTATACTGTTTGCTAAACCTGAAGTCATTCATTATTAAACAGTTCTGTAATATAAGCTTTATTTGCTCGGGTATGACGGTGCACTAAAGACAGCTACGGAAATTCCTCAATGAGGaattgttaatgaaattgtcgaaaGGTCTTCTCTAACGTAGTAAAATCAACTTGAATTGAtctttttagcttttttaattTGACACTAAGAATTTCTTGGAGTGATTCAGACTACCTACTTGTattcatctttaaaaaaaaaacaacttattTGAAGTTATTTATTTCGTCAGTTCATTTTGTCTGGAATTGTCATCACCCGGCCCAAATTTAATCTTTAAGAGGTCGATTTTTTCAACATATCAACAGTTTACGCAGCATTGATTTATAGTTTGTAAATGGTTGTCTTATTTTCAGTCATGATACGACGCCGACGGTCAGCGGTCGATCTTCACCGACGGCGGAGACTCACAGTTTCCGGTCGGCCGTTCAGATCAATAACGGAGGCTGGGCGACGGGTAACACTACTGAGCGTAGTAGCATCGATTCCAGCTGTTCTTGGGATGACGTAAGTTGGGGAGATGTAAGTATACGCCttatcaaatcattatataaacATCAGAATCTGTTACAATCGAAGAATTTTGATTTGTGGCTTCGTGGAAGCTCGTCAAGTTCTCTGATTGTTACTGATTGgtttatatatctatagaTAGATAGTTGCAGTGCATTAATTTCAagtttatatatatgtttGCATTTTGTTTTGCTGTGATAacttgattgattgattgtttttgATTGAAGTATTtgcagattttgaaatatgatttttgtaTGGAATGTAATTAATTGCACTGGCAATAATGGTTTGAAGGTGTATACTGCTTGTAATTACCGATTTAGGTCAATGTGCAACTTATGCGGCAATACGACGCAACCAAGACAAACTTTGGATTTGGTAATTGGTTGACTGGTTGTCGCAGCTAATAACCGAACGCGCTATAGTTCGGTCTTATGCATTTCATtatcggccatcttggaacttAGTCCTGCAACTGTGCTCAGTTGCATGGTTCGCTATTTCGGGATTATACTTCTGAACAGGGAAGTGTCCCTGTTCtgactaactgacattcggtttcagtTTGCCAAAAAGTCGACTAACAAAGTTTTGCCATTTCTGATGAATGTAGAACCGTTTGAGTCGCAAGTTGACCTGAATCCTGTTTTTGAGAGTCTCTCgatgatgaaatgtttttcaagcAGGTTTTTGTTTGTATCAATGACAGGAATTCGATAGACAAGCGACGGTCAACGTACGACACGTGTTCAATGAAATCGATTCGATGCTGTTCGAATCGAACAAAGAACCCGAGCATTTATCGAACCTGGCGAAAGAATGTAAAGAATGGTCGTCGCAGTTTGTACACCTCAGGTAAAAAAATAGCGAAAATCAATTAGTAACGCGCCGTTTGTGTTAAATCGCTCGCggaaattagaaaatgttagTAGCAATAAAATAACGATATGTTAGTGATATATCcaattaatgaaatcaataaaatgCAACGTTTATTGCATGGAAATGGAAATTGGTACTGATTTTGTGATTTTATCGTTCTTCCCATTAATTCAAGctttttcatttaatatatTCATGACATGCGTATCTAATGGTACCGAACGCTGTACTTCTTGttcttttggttttttctCAATTTCTCCTCTATCCCCCTTTATTCAGGATTCTCGGAAAACAAGTCGTACCTCCTCAAGACGACGGTTTTCAACTGATACCTATGGACGACTCGACGGGGAACATGTTGGTCGAAATATTCGACAACGATCTCGTTTCTCATGAACCCCAGATGTAAGTTCGCTTTGAAGAAGTTTTtcgaatatttctttttaaatgctGGATGTTTTCTCTACTATCTGTACTTGTGTATTGCGATGATATTGCAGATTGTGTATAAATGGGCAGCATGTAGATGCCAAATTGCCTCCACCTGGTGCTAATGTCTCATATTTAGAAGAGGAAATCTTTGCCCAAGATGGACTTTATGAAGATGTGATAGCAGTTGATTACATGTACGTATTaagatatctaaataatttgtAAAATCTTAAACGAAGAGTAGTAAAGTGGTTAATGTGAGTTGAACGCGTGATGTCATCAGAACCTGTAGTTCAGTGGGTTCTGCTACTATGAAAAACTCTATTCTTTCCTATGAATTCAGAGATGAAGGAGGAGGTGGAAGAGGAAGGCGAGGAGGACGTTATCTTCGTAAAGGATACCCACCGCTTACACCTAATGCCTGTCTCAGAGATAGTGTATCTAACACTACGTTTGATTTCGCCTGGTCAGAAGTACGTATAAACCTACGTAAAATATACACGTATTCCATCTGATTATGAGAATCTGAcgtttgaaataatgtttggCTGCTTAAAAGGTTAAAATCTGACTACAGTTAAGTCAAGGTTTTAACTCGTGATTGTGGAACTAGTTCTGTcaaaaataatatttcttaaatttgtattatttatttttgtagatTGTTTCATGGATGCGAGTTATGATCAGAATGGTCACGAGTGACGTAATAAAAAGTGAGTTTCAGTTCATTCTTTCTAGGTATGACTCGCATTTactgaattcatattttcattatcgttCGAATTCGTTATTTCAGAGAGTGCCAAAGGTTCTGGCGATTTACCCGAAATTCCTGATCTTCCAATTGCCATTTCTCCGTCATCGAGGTTACCTATTGATCTGCCTCAAAGAGAATTAACGTATCCTCGATTTCAAGAGAAGGTAAAAATCTTCTATAAACTCTTCGTTCATGAAATCCATATCTAACTCATATTTGTCGATTAAGTTTGTTGTTAAACTATTATTGATTTGTAAATCTAGCCGctttagaatgaaatatatctcttGCTTACTTCTAACTTACtgtatatcatcattattaatcAATGTTTGTTATTAAACCCTTATCAATGTGAAATTCTTGCTGTTTTTAGAATAATCAATGTCTCTAACGCTCCTAACTATCGCTTCCGTATATAGCTTACGTACGTCGCTATCAACTGCGCTGGTTCTGCATGAAGctttcattgttattatttcaGCGTCTATACACCGCTAATACTTGTACACTGGCCGACCTTAAAGATCTATTCGGCAACCCTATATCCCAGGATCTCCCAGTATAGTGTTCAAAAAATCACCCTCACCGTTTAGACTGACTGACTATTTACCACAATGTTTATTTCActaattctatatatatatacagtcaactcttatttcatcatgaaaaatgattttattttcagaaatgtctttaatgattttatcatcatttcaaGAAAGAAATCGATGCATGCCGATCgcactttttcatttattgcAGAAAATATATACCTATTGCTTCATTCGATTTGATCAATTGTTTGCTGTGCGTTGttcgatttttcaaaacacGACTGCACCaagattcattgaaatatttacatgaGTATCACATGCCCGTTTATCTGAAGTTTGAAATATGTTGTTCGTGTTTTATTTTAGTCTCGGTGGTCAACGGCTCAGTCAAACATGGACGGCTCATTAGCAAGTGTTTTAACTATTTCAACTAAGATGTTGTTGAGAAGGGAAAATTCAAACATTCCGTAAGTAATTTTTAATACGGATAACTTTTTAATTTAAGACAGATAACGGACTATGTACAGCTAACCAGTGCAAGATCGCAGAGCGGTCACTCACTTATATGCTGATACTGATACTGAATACCGGTTCCATATTTAGCATATAGCCATTAACTGTGGGAAGTGTTCTATTTTtcgttatcttatttattcctgatttcaatgttttgaatttttttccagtGATGTATCTGAAAAAGACATAATTCCTCGTCCTGGATCAAGTCTCAAGTTTATCGGTCGTCCTCCTGGTGCCCGATCATCGGATACATTGCACACTCATCTCACGTCGGCGCGCATTAAAGGGGCTCCACGTGGCCGTCTGGCACCATTAGATAGAGCTAAAACACCCAGTGTTGTAAGTATCACTTAAgccatttatttcaatgaattagaaagtttgAAACTTGCCCCTCATTTCCAAAAATCCATCCATTTATTGGTTTCAAAAGACAAGTAACTGCCAGAAAAATCACAATATGAAGTAAAAATTGTGAGAGGTTTCATGGTTTGATTTTTGGCCTACCTGGTATTGTAACTCAGATTTTGGCTCATCTAATCACTTTGAATGTTTGAGActgttttaagatttaaaccTGAGTTTGCCCTGGTATTAAACACTATGTTGTAGGCTAGATTTCATGAAAGAAAACATAAGTTGAGACTGGTTTCACGAAGCCTTCTCATTCTCAGTGACTTCAACAATTCAGTGATTCACAATTCGTCGGGTTTCCGACCACATTCAGACGTACGCACCTGTTTTGACgctttgattgattgattaatttcaGGAGGAAGATCGACGAGAGATGAGAGGAGAGGTGGTGATTCGAGGTCATCGATTACAAACCGTTAATGATCGCAGTTCTAGTCAAGCGGATCATCTATCATCGTCACCGTATACGATGTTTCGTAACGGAGCTCTACCACCGATCGGGTTAGAAAGTCCGGAGCATCCTCCTCCATCGCAACGAGGCATTGTAAGTTCGCAAGACCATTCTGGAAATGacgtctgcctccataaatgcCCGGAGTTTTAATTTGATCGATCTCACTTGTATAGATTCAACTTATCGTGTCAAACTCGTGGCCTTCTCATGCATGTCTATATAGAACCCACATAATGAAGATTTAACAACAAAATCTGTTcacctggacccagttccacagttctgagttaagatttgactcaagatTTAACTCATCGacaatgaactgattttaactaagagttaactctaacccataactgtggaactggatcctgatatTTTTTATTGGACAGTTAGTTACATATTAGTTACATAGGCTTTCGCAGGCAATTGTTAAAAACTtgtttgaatttgtttatCGTTTTAGAGGAGAAATCAGTTTAATCGAGCCAGTAGTGCAATAGCGGATAAACTAGAGAACAGAGTTCCTGTACGCGATCGCGAACGTTACGCTATGCCAGCAGAAAATCTCAACAGACCCAGCACAACTCATACATTTAGAGTAAGTTCGATATATTTTGCCAAGTATCGGTCGTTACTGATATTCATTTGACGTGAAGCTGATGGCTATCCTGTTGTATCAGACAGGGTGTGGAGAGACATCAGAGGTGCTTCTCGGCGACCAGGAGTTCCATTACGGTTTCAACATCCCTCACCACCTCCTTCATATTAATATCATTCATTGTAGAGCTTTTCTTTTAGCGATCAAATAAACGCGCAAAGATAAGATGCATTCTTAGACTCACTCCGGGTGGCATTTAAAGAAAATGTGAGGTGATTTGCCTGTAGCTGTCTGACTAATGGAGTGTATTTTCTATGATCCCATTCCTGATGTTTGTTAAACAGCCTGTTAgcaatcaaatattcaaccCTGAATTCAAGCTACGTTGCATGCAGCTAAAAGAACAATGATCTTACTGAAAACTTACTTCCCTTAAATCGTTGTTGCGTTTAGGTCTGTTGTATCCTTATATGTATAAATACTCGTATCAATGGTATCCCGAGCTAATGTAGTTTTACCCTTGTTTTACGTATCTGAAGTTCGTGTTGGTTAGTGAAAATGAGTTTGATACGAAAGGACTTGAAACGAACGATAGATctagattttaatgatttaGTCGAAAGTAGCTTTCTTTAAAAAGCAGATCACATGATTACGGTTGATGTAAGATTGTTGATCTTTTCTTTTTGTAGTCTGACACTCCATTTACCAATCCAGCTCGTCGCTCATCAACGCCACTGGGTATTACAACTCTCAGAGCAGGTCTCAGTAAGTATTGATtttgtacacataaacctacTAGGTATTTAGAAGTGTATgatgaatgtttttattttcttgtaGATGTAACGGGTAACAGCATTCCAAATCCGGCGGATTATCAGCTGGATGAAGAGGATGATGAAGATTTCCAGGATGCGCATTCGCATTGGGGTGAGTTTCCTTGAGTTTCCGCGAAATTTGTGCTTCGGCTTCTTAAACACAGTGAACGCAAAGATTGTCCGCTTCGTAATGGCATTTTACTCATTTCACTGAATTACCAAATTTTTTCGATTCGAATTCATCCGCTTGATGATCCAACCGAGAATTTCTGATACAAATAAGTCGATTTAATTTCGAAAATTCCGTCCAATTTCGGCTTTCGATGACGATGTATAAGATTAGCCAGTAATTTTGTGCCTATAACGATCAGATTCAGAATTCTATTAAGGTGACGGACTGCATTTATGTTGTAAGTAGTAGCGATGTTCTGTTCGGGTAGTTAACTAGCGAATTCGTCGTCGTTGACGTTTCAAGTTGTGTTCTGTATTAAATCAGTTGTTGTTGCGTTTCTATTTTGTTACGAATACAGGCCAAAGCTTCCCTCCTCCTAAAATGAAGACTGCTTCCCCTGTTGTTACAGCTTATAGGCAACGATCTGGATCTTCCAATCTATGACATTGGTAAAATTATAGCCTCGTGTGCACTCGATTATTATCGTCATTATCGTTTCTGCATGTAATTATACTATTCGTGGAACTGGTTGTTCTAAAGTTCCGGCAGCACTTTCTATTCTTTCTCTACATATATGCTATTTGAGTCACATGCTCTGCGTTGATTGCTGCACTTGACCTTGAATTTAAGCTAGAaacgaaaatgtttttatagaGTCTATTTCTGAAATACACTATTTCGAGGGAAGAAATCACGATTTCTTAGCCCCAGTTGCGAGGTTGTGATACAAGTTTATGGTCTTAAGATATTTTTAGATTGGTCGTAGATCCAAAATATGCTAAGACTGAGCTTAGATCTACGCGGTAtgtctgtgcaactggccACTTGTCGAATAGTCGTTAAAAAAGTTTCTTTGCGCCAAATTGTTAATGATGGATTCGATTAACCTTTTTGCAGGCAACTCTAAACACCTCCCTATGTATCAATATGGGAGAGTAAATCATAGATTTGGTAAGAAATCGATTCTGCATAATATTTATAGTTGTTGTTTAGATCCAGTATTCATTTGCAattctagatccagttccacgtgGTGTGATTTAGAATGAACCATCAAACATAATCAAAATCCAGTTCATTCTCGATCATCTTATCAACTCTGAAAGTTTTGAGTGTAAATTACACctgcggaactggattctAATCACATGCTTCTTTATAGATACtctatgtattatatacatgtCATCCTCCCTGGCAGggtttcgaacctgatggcatcaccCACAAAACTTGTGGCACCAATGAGATTGCTCATTGTATAATCACTGAGGCTAATTTCACagaaaaacccgggctaagataaaacaggatttctgattggctaataattaCATCATCTAAGTTGCACATTCaggctagtgtggcagggtttcgtaccgtgccatcaggttcaaatccctgctaaAGGAGCATGTACACATGTACTTTTACAAACATTATTCTTCATTACATTCTCACATATTGTTCGTTTCCTATTCCTCTTATTCCagtatgtttttcattttataatgTTCAGCAAAAAGTGAATTTCAGCCTTTTTAGAAATTCTATTCGTCACAAAGTCCAGTATTTAGCATATGAGAACATTCAATTTTATAGAGCAATAGAGTGAACCTAGACTTCGTACAAAAACCTAGTGCTGAGGTTCAACTATTTTCTATGGTAGTTGCtatcatattatttatcaatgtaCAATATATAAACGATTtctaaaaatctttatttatactTTCCCTAATGTAGTGTATGAAATGATTATGCTAATTAGATATAAGTACCCCCTTATTACGCATAATACTGCTGTCAAAATTCAGAAAGTGAATCGTTTATCTAAATGAATCTACCGGTATATGCTTATAATCAtagatattaaaaaattacaGACTTTTCATGTTTCAATTGAGAAAACAACTTACCCTGCTTAGTATTTCACCAAATTTACAGATATCTGAAACTCCGTGTAGCGTGTAATGTTTACAAATGGTATCGATTTCTCATTCCAGTGCCATCTCATCCGCACCCGGCTAACAACCCATACCGTCGCAGCAAGGTGATCAGTTCATTGGTCAGGTGATCGTTTAATAACTGAACTAAACGTGGATCGAGTAATTCCTATAGGCAGCTGACGAAACTACGCATTCGCTTCATCGCAAACTTGTTTTAAAAACTTGTTATAAAACAATGGATTGTCGTCGAGATTATCGAGGAATGCCATCCCTAGTCCAGTATGGCTTTATTTACATGGTATTCATGTATCGGAATCTTCTTGCGTCCATCGACACATCATCATCGAAAAACGAGTACTTCGCGTCCAATTGACAATTTCAGTGTTTGGATTGTGAATTCGGTGTATGATATATATAAGCACATCATCAGGACGAGATGAATTCATTGCAGTTGTTGCTGATATGAACAGTTAATGCTGCAGGTGTCCGCTGATATCCATAAATCAATGTATAAAGACAATTCTGTTTCATCAAACTGTTTTCACTTCGTTCAAGCTGTGATATCTATATATACAAAATCATTGCTTTTTAGTCATCGTAGAACACAGAATTTATTTGTGCCTGATTTCTGTTTCGCACCGACTGATTGTCGCGTACTATTTCAGTACTTCGCGAGCGCTTAAAATTCTAGTGTTGATTATTCTACACCTCAGGGATACAAAGACGAGTGCGtggtgaaaaactttttaaaaataattattattataaaagaTGAAGTAAGTTTTGTCAAATCAGGGAGCTGGTAATAGACCTGGTCAAATGCACAAACTAATTCAGCCAAAATTTAGGATTAGCATCTACTGTAAATAACTTCGAATGGCCCAATATTTTGAAGCTGACTCGTAGATAATGTTAgattagttagttagttattGTATAATTAAAAGTAATGTTTAGCATTTATTCAAGTCTTTTGATCTCTTTTGAAAGTGAGTTACTACAGATTCGGATAGGAAATCattatattatcattttctATGCACTGCAGTAGTAGTGCGCATGCAGGACACATTGATGAACGTCTGAATCATGATATCAAATTAACGTACTTATTCaagagcagcagcagcagcatcggttttttattgatgtttttgaaataaatgaatattatacATAGGTCAAATTGTAGTAtatttg includes:
- the LOC141903839 gene encoding protein FAM149A-like isoform X1 yields the protein MTGMYTRRTIPLEVRGISRTGQVDALSHPLPERADEDVIPDYLASIEEALAASVSHDTTPTVSGRSSPTAETHSFRSAVQINNGGWATGNTTERSSIDSSCSWDDEFDRQATVNVRHVFNEIDSMLFESNKEPEHLSNLAKECKEWSSQFVHLRILGKQVVPPQDDGFQLIPMDDSTGNMLVEIFDNDLVSHEPQILCINGQHVDAKLPPPGANVSYLEEEIFAQDGLYEDVIAVDYIDEGGGGRGRRGGRYLRKGYPPLTPNACLRDSVSNTTFDFAWSEIVSWMRVMIRMVTSDVIKKSAKGSGDLPEIPDLPIAISPSSRLPIDLPQRELTYPRFQEKSRWSTAQSNMDGSLASVLTISTKMLLRRENSNIPDVSEKDIIPRPGSSLKFIGRPPGARSSDTLHTHLTSARIKGAPRGRLAPLDRAKTPSVEEDRREMRGEVVIRGHRLQTVNDRSSSQADHLSSSPYTMFRNGALPPIGLESPEHPPPSQRGIRRNQFNRASSAIADKLENRVPVRDRERYAMPAENLNRPSTTHTFRSDTPFTNPARRSSTPLGITTLRAGLNVTGNSIPNPADYQLDEEDDEDFQDAHSHWGNSKHLPMYQYGRVNHRFVPSHPHPANNPYRRSKVISSLVR
- the LOC141903839 gene encoding protein FAM149A-like isoform X2 is translated as MTGMYTRRTIPLEVRGISRTGQVDALSHPLPERADEDVIPDYLASIEEALAASVSHDTTPTVSGRSSPTAETHSFRSAVQINNGGWATGNTTERSSIDSSCSWDDEFDRQATVNVRHVFNEIDSMLFESNKEPEHLSNLAKECKEWSSQFVHLRILGKQVVPPQDDGFQLIPMDDSTGNMLVEIFDNDLVSHEPQILCINGQHVDAKLPPPGANVSYLEEEIFAQDGLYEDVIAVDYIDEGGGGRGRRGGRYLRKGYPPLTPNACLRDSVSNTTFDFAWSEIVSWMRVMIRMVTSDVIKKSAKGSGDLPEIPDLPIAISPSSRLPIDLPQRELTYPRFQEKSRWSTAQSNMDGSLASVLTISTKMLLRRENSNIPDVSEKDIIPRPGSSLKFIGRPPGARSSDTLHTHLTSARIKGAPRGRLAPLDRAKTPSVEEDRREMRGEVVIRGHRLQTVNDRSSSQADHLSSSPYTMFRNGALPPIGLESPEHPPPSQRGIRRNQFNRASSAIADKLENRVPVRDRERYAMPAENLNRPSTTHTFRSDTPFTNPARRSSTPLGITTLRAGLNVTGNSIPNPADYQLDEEDDEDFQDAHSHWVPSHPHPANNPYRRSKVISSLVR